In Leptospira sp. WS58.C1, a single genomic region encodes these proteins:
- a CDS encoding ATP-binding protein, with product MAEIKKIDYSNQFRIQIPSHPRYVTVARNFVYNLARESGFSLYDAADLKLAVGECLLNVIKHAYLGKTNYPIFLEVTVLENRIEVRIRDFGVQKNISEIRGYDPGDYREEGIGLYLVRKLTDHFYIDQSGKGNRLILTKMK from the coding sequence TTGGCCGAGATCAAAAAAATCGACTATTCGAATCAGTTTCGGATACAAATTCCTTCCCATCCGCGTTACGTGACAGTGGCGCGGAACTTCGTTTACAACCTAGCTAGAGAATCCGGATTTTCCCTCTACGACGCTGCCGATCTGAAGTTGGCAGTGGGGGAATGTCTTTTGAATGTGATCAAACATGCGTATTTAGGAAAGACGAATTACCCGATCTTTTTAGAAGTTACTGTGCTCGAGAACCGAATAGAAGTCCGTATCCGGGATTTCGGAGTTCAGAAAAATATTTCAGAAATTCGAGGATATGATCCCGGGGATTACAGGGAAGAAGGGATCGGGCTCTACCTGGTCCGAAAATTGACGGACCATTTTTATATAGACCAATCCGGAAAAGGGAATCGTTTGATTCTCACAAAAATGAAATAA
- a CDS encoding DUF342 domain-containing protein, whose protein sequence is MSDSIRNYTESLLKDLEENENGFFKVENLDGLAYLTVFPAGKKGKEVEYREILKRLDVFKISGVNEEEVKRVLKSKDSEPHLIGKWPGKPEACSLDLKISEDKMAVYGILHPPKFGGKLLTRDEILSQLQASGVVFGIIEESILKLSQAEDYGKRILVAQGESPIPGKDGDIRILFQHPGTPTLEEDEFGRVDFKNIQIIQSVKKNQKLAEKISPSPGKPGKNVKGEVLPFEEGKLAEWKLGPNVKISEDGNIVQSLIDGRPLIDRFGVIRVDEVCLLENVDFSTGNINFPGTIIVEESIADGFTLETDGSIIVKKSVGKVFLKAKGDIVLSGGFMGRNGGMIESGSDIYAKFIEQGKMIAKNSIFIEEAAMHSELIAGESVVVRGGRGEIIGGQCVAGKMITCTKLGAIVETRTILSCGMPPELLSELEGLKTEIRKNQDILKKVDTSIQKLNDDSQRRSLSPEEKDSLPKLQAIRQKYNSIMENLFAQEQSAILSFDPDKNSFVEVEREIFPGVEVNLGRNKKFSVKLKEIPGPSFLYLGGDGQIAHSKVKPKRLGLLQEEFLDSESSTD, encoded by the coding sequence ATGAGCGACTCAATCCGCAATTATACGGAATCCCTATTAAAAGATCTGGAAGAGAACGAAAACGGTTTTTTCAAAGTTGAAAATCTGGATGGGCTCGCCTACCTCACCGTCTTCCCCGCCGGAAAAAAAGGAAAGGAAGTAGAATATCGCGAAATCCTAAAACGATTGGACGTATTCAAAATTTCAGGAGTTAATGAAGAAGAAGTTAAGCGTGTTTTAAAATCCAAAGACTCGGAACCGCATCTAATCGGAAAATGGCCGGGCAAACCGGAAGCCTGCAGCTTGGACCTGAAAATCTCGGAAGATAAAATGGCGGTCTACGGGATCTTGCATCCGCCAAAATTCGGTGGAAAATTATTAACAAGGGACGAGATCCTTTCCCAATTGCAAGCAAGCGGGGTCGTTTTCGGGATTATTGAAGAATCCATCCTCAAACTTTCCCAAGCGGAGGATTACGGAAAAAGAATCTTAGTCGCCCAAGGTGAATCTCCTATCCCGGGAAAAGACGGAGACATTCGGATCTTATTCCAACACCCAGGCACTCCTACTCTAGAAGAAGACGAATTCGGAAGAGTGGATTTCAAAAACATACAGATCATCCAAAGTGTTAAAAAAAATCAAAAACTCGCGGAAAAAATTTCTCCTTCTCCCGGCAAACCTGGCAAAAACGTAAAGGGAGAAGTTCTTCCATTCGAAGAAGGTAAATTAGCGGAATGGAAATTAGGTCCGAACGTTAAAATTTCGGAAGATGGAAATATAGTCCAGTCTCTCATAGACGGCCGACCGCTGATCGATCGTTTCGGTGTCATTCGTGTGGACGAGGTATGTTTACTGGAGAACGTAGACTTCTCCACAGGAAATATCAATTTTCCTGGCACGATCATAGTGGAAGAATCCATAGCAGACGGTTTTACTCTGGAAACGGACGGTTCTATCATAGTCAAAAAATCCGTGGGAAAAGTATTCCTGAAAGCAAAAGGAGATATCGTTCTTTCCGGAGGATTTATGGGAAGAAACGGAGGAATGATCGAATCAGGCTCCGACATCTACGCAAAGTTTATAGAACAAGGAAAGATGATCGCTAAAAATTCCATCTTCATAGAGGAAGCGGCAATGCACTCCGAACTGATCGCGGGAGAATCCGTAGTAGTCAGGGGTGGCAGAGGAGAAATTATCGGAGGCCAATGTGTAGCAGGTAAAATGATCACCTGTACGAAGTTAGGTGCAATTGTGGAAACAAGAACAATACTCAGTTGTGGAATGCCTCCCGAACTTCTATCCGAATTGGAAGGTTTAAAGACCGAGATCCGTAAAAACCAAGATATATTAAAAAAAGTGGATACTAGTATTCAAAAATTAAACGACGATTCCCAAAGAAGAAGCCTTAGTCCCGAAGAAAAAGACAGTCTCCCGAAACTACAGGCGATCCGTCAGAAGTATAATTCTATCATGGAAAACCTATTTGCTCAGGAACAATCCGCTATCCTATCCTTCGATCCCGATAAAAATTCTTTCGTGGAAGTAGAGAGAGAAATTTTCCCGGGAGTGGAAGTAAATCTTGGCAGAAATAAAAAGTTCAGCGTGAAATTAAAAGAAATTCCCGGACCTTCTTTCCTATATTTGGGAGGAGACGGACAGATCGCTCATTCTAAGGTAAAACCGAAACGATTAGGCCTTTTGCAGGAAGAATTTTTAGATTCGGAATCTTCTACCGATTAA
- a CDS encoding LA_2486 family SGNH/GDSL-type esterase, producing the protein MREGPYYRKFRFHFLLYSIFLFLLLEILLRLPYFPSVQFRLEDKKLHCLVETSGNLFSIPWMRLCPNQNLDLFHPEKNIRYHVSTDIRGERLTSAVSIDDARSNAESTGRSSYKTDAPEIWILGDSVALGYLVSDQESLPWALQNELINDKKTEIVRNLGVDALGSFGIQERLEEVLKTSPPPKVAYWIYHISDFTDSYRELALQNSGTKKTLVRISYFLSKYSAIFNACKIVYEKYKPESGENLVIPSSGSVLGPDHPHRKAAISFFEFTKEKKIPLVLVFLPEPNEKYEPVVDSALVKEVRQIAIDSKIPVLDLQQSIYDYWKKNNQEIFLPKDGHPNPALYRFIASEIKKDIH; encoded by the coding sequence ATGAGAGAAGGTCCTTATTACAGAAAATTCCGTTTTCATTTTTTATTATATTCCATTTTTCTTTTTTTACTTTTAGAAATTCTACTTAGACTTCCCTATTTCCCTTCCGTTCAATTCAGACTGGAAGATAAAAAACTACATTGTTTAGTAGAGACTTCCGGAAATCTTTTCTCGATTCCTTGGATGAGACTTTGTCCGAACCAAAATTTGGATTTGTTTCATCCCGAAAAGAATATTCGTTATCATGTATCTACGGATATTAGAGGAGAAAGGCTGACCTCTGCGGTTAGTATAGATGATGCGCGGAGCAATGCCGAAAGTACCGGTAGGAGCTCCTACAAGACGGATGCACCGGAAATTTGGATCTTAGGAGATTCAGTCGCCTTAGGATATTTGGTTTCCGACCAGGAAAGCCTTCCTTGGGCTCTACAAAATGAACTGATAAACGATAAAAAAACGGAGATTGTTCGAAATCTGGGAGTGGACGCACTTGGAAGTTTCGGCATCCAGGAGAGATTAGAAGAAGTTTTGAAAACTTCTCCCCCGCCTAAGGTTGCGTATTGGATCTATCATATCTCAGATTTTACGGATTCTTATCGAGAATTAGCATTACAAAATTCCGGGACAAAAAAGACACTTGTTCGAATTTCCTATTTTCTTTCTAAATACAGCGCAATATTCAACGCATGTAAAATTGTTTATGAAAAATACAAACCGGAGTCCGGGGAAAATTTAGTCATTCCCTCTAGCGGTTCCGTCTTAGGCCCGGATCACCCTCATAGAAAAGCGGCCATTTCTTTTTTTGAATTTACCAAAGAGAAAAAGATCCCTCTGGTTCTGGTGTTTCTTCCGGAACCGAACGAAAAATACGAACCTGTTGTTGACTCGGCACTAGTGAAAGAGGTTCGACAGATCGCAATCGATTCTAAAATCCCGGTGTTGGACCTCCAACAATCGATTTACGATTATTGGAAGAAGAACAATCAGGAGATTTTTCTTCCGAAAGACGGACATCCGAATCCCGCTTTATATCGTTTTATAGCTTCCGAGATAAAGAAAGATATTCACTAA
- a CDS encoding MBOAT family O-acyltransferase gives MLFNSLHYLIFAPIVILIYFLVPSRFQKLWLLVASLYFYAVFRVPFILLLIYSIAITYFCTLWMDKSQSRFGKLFFLNIAIWGNLALLYFFKYLDFSFAVWNTVLGLVPCEPYYAYPSGILLPMGISFFTLQAIAYAVDVYHKKVKRAENLFQFGLFLSFFPQLVAGPIIRAQDMLHQFLDTYTFKKENLLPGIRQLAWGLFKKTFVADPIAAVIDPVFADPLHYGWFSLAVTGSLYIIQMYCDFSGYSDVAIGTGRIMGFHIPINFRQPFLSETVSEFWRRWHISFSSWLKEYVYIFLGGNKKGVSRTYVNLFLTTFVSGIWHGADWNFIVWGFVHASLMVVERFAFSFERIKNYWDKIPSTIKVAYPFTIFGISMYFFRARPVEGIGNSVQVGWAMVSRMFSGVQGDFLPVPLSVLATVFILMFGDYLMEKETPWAKKLFENRIWVYGISAILISICFILYSVTVSAPFLYFQF, from the coding sequence TTGCTCTTTAATTCCCTTCATTATTTAATTTTTGCACCCATAGTCATTCTAATTTACTTTCTGGTGCCATCCAGATTCCAAAAACTCTGGTTATTAGTCGCAAGTTTGTATTTTTATGCGGTTTTTAGAGTTCCATTCATCTTATTATTAATCTATTCCATTGCGATTACGTATTTTTGCACGCTTTGGATGGATAAATCCCAATCCCGATTTGGTAAATTATTTTTCCTGAATATTGCGATTTGGGGGAATCTGGCTCTACTCTATTTTTTCAAGTATCTGGATTTCTCTTTTGCGGTTTGGAATACGGTCCTGGGACTTGTGCCTTGTGAGCCTTATTACGCGTATCCGTCCGGCATCCTGTTGCCGATGGGAATTTCTTTTTTTACGTTGCAAGCGATCGCTTATGCGGTGGATGTATATCATAAAAAAGTAAAACGAGCGGAGAACTTATTCCAGTTCGGATTATTTTTAAGCTTCTTTCCTCAGTTGGTAGCGGGACCGATTATTCGAGCCCAGGACATGCTTCACCAATTTTTGGACACATATACGTTCAAAAAAGAAAATCTACTACCGGGGATCAGACAACTTGCCTGGGGACTTTTCAAAAAAACATTCGTAGCGGATCCGATTGCCGCAGTTATCGATCCCGTATTTGCGGATCCTCTTCATTACGGTTGGTTTTCTTTAGCCGTCACAGGTTCCTTATACATCATCCAGATGTATTGCGATTTTTCCGGATATTCGGACGTAGCCATCGGAACCGGAAGGATCATGGGATTCCATATCCCGATTAACTTCAGGCAACCGTTCCTTTCCGAAACGGTTTCGGAATTCTGGAGGCGTTGGCATATTTCATTCAGCTCTTGGTTGAAGGAGTATGTATACATCTTCTTGGGTGGGAACAAAAAAGGAGTCTCCAGGACTTACGTAAACTTATTTCTCACCACATTCGTGAGCGGGATTTGGCATGGGGCGGATTGGAATTTTATCGTTTGGGGATTCGTGCATGCAAGTTTAATGGTCGTCGAAAGATTTGCATTCTCTTTCGAAAGGATCAAAAATTATTGGGACAAGATCCCAAGCACGATCAAAGTAGCGTATCCGTTTACCATCTTCGGGATCTCTATGTATTTCTTCCGAGCAAGACCTGTCGAAGGGATCGGTAATAGCGTCCAAGTAGGCTGGGCAATGGTTAGCAGAATGTTCTCCGGGGTCCAGGGAGACTTTTTGCCTGTGCCGTTATCCGTTCTTGCCACAGTATTTATTCTCATGTTCGGGGATTATCTGATGGAAAAAGAAACTCCTTGGGCCAAAAAACTTTTCGAAAATCGGATCTGGGTCTATGGGATCTCCGCGATCCTGATCTCTATTTGTTTTATCTTATATAGTGTGACTGTAAGCGCACCGTTCTTGTATTTTCAGTTCTAA
- a CDS encoding chemotaxis protein CheX translates to MQIRAELVNPFLEAATIVFRDILQTDLIRGKIGIKDTPETNLELAIIIGVLGTFNGEVIYGLNYDAAFKISKKLMPGMSDDDIKNEYKDILGEIANMTTGNAMNIFATAGQSIEITAPNIVDAKNETIKIPKKQALGISLFSKFGKLEVNVALT, encoded by the coding sequence ATGCAAATCCGCGCCGAGTTAGTAAACCCTTTCCTGGAAGCCGCCACAATCGTTTTCCGGGATATATTACAGACCGACCTGATCCGTGGAAAGATTGGGATCAAAGATACTCCGGAAACCAATCTAGAACTTGCGATCATCATCGGTGTTTTAGGAACGTTTAACGGAGAGGTCATCTACGGTCTGAACTACGACGCGGCTTTTAAAATTTCCAAAAAGCTGATGCCAGGCATGAGCGACGACGATATCAAGAACGAATACAAGGATATCTTGGGTGAGATCGCAAACATGACCACAGGTAACGCGATGAATATTTTCGCAACTGCAGGTCAGTCGATCGAGATCACGGCTCCGAATATCGTGGATGCAAAAAATGAAACGATCAAGATCCCTAAAAAACAAGCTTTAGGGATTAGCTTATTTTCCAAATTCGGAAAATTAGAAGTAAACGTAGCCTTAACTTAA
- a CDS encoding LIC_11485 family protein, with product MAFNPFSILSNLRVSIDQVLGNLPPNVVKTIGNAALALAVLVAVVLGWFSFQKGLALAGEEDQAKELDRKALFLEDIEREYNRKRKDVRWSDPSYSDSGSSSLEIERYGWEKPKMEPSAPKTELEESDTIRNSKMKEGDPRVFFPTENERPAREDLTPSDKGSDSPRLEPSTKQPNKELPTDKEESRLSRPPRKEQRPRGE from the coding sequence ATGGCATTCAACCCGTTCTCCATTTTAAGTAATCTCAGGGTTTCGATAGACCAGGTTCTAGGAAATCTACCTCCTAACGTGGTAAAAACGATCGGCAACGCGGCTTTGGCATTGGCGGTTCTGGTAGCTGTCGTTCTAGGTTGGTTCAGTTTCCAAAAAGGTCTAGCTTTGGCAGGAGAAGAGGACCAAGCCAAGGAACTGGATCGAAAGGCATTATTTTTAGAGGATATAGAAAGGGAGTATAACCGTAAAAGAAAGGATGTTCGATGGAGCGATCCTTCTTATTCGGATTCCGGAAGTTCGTCTTTGGAAATAGAAAGATACGGATGGGAAAAACCGAAGATGGAACCTTCTGCCCCTAAAACCGAATTGGAAGAGTCGGATACGATCCGTAATTCTAAAATGAAGGAGGGGGATCCGAGAGTTTTCTTTCCTACCGAAAACGAAAGGCCTGCTCGCGAGGACCTAACTCCGAGTGATAAAGGTTCCGATTCTCCCCGTTTGGAACCGAGCACAAAACAGCCGAATAAAGAACTTCCTACGGATAAGGAAGAGTCCCGCTTAAGCCGTCCTCCTAGAAAAGAACAAAGGCCTAGGGGAGAATGA
- a CDS encoding LA_2490 family SGNH/GDSL-type esterase yields MDFAKKSFFGLVFLIFIFLGTEAGLVLLRSPSLQYYRDLKLIHSFHPDYYVSLEPGESKYVSHFAGKWEGQFSINSLGLRGKEEPIPGKPKLLCLGDSLVMGFGVGDSDTFCQLLDGIELKGEARQALNLGVDAYGSRGSYYRLKDISAKLDNVKEVLFFISPNDFDMPEALAKKGILPDDQTDAIREKDPNYARNFKLQFILTRISYTLQALKLAYEQIQVTFAVTKLSVCKELDSAGIYKCGLLVSADADADLQSGSNRPSGNLVSYLESSFFRTVKKPNCDSDITPTSAVFGAMCPEPVPAHVTCVDSAPSIETLPALPELTQEYYQKMIDLAKKRGFKLVPVILPIQIEEIYCYNNGKYHPLENYATRASTFFEKRGVNVLRFKKETASMCGFDRNGKKFGILDHYIPEDGHFTKRGNIWAADSLKAKLKETDLAL; encoded by the coding sequence ATGGATTTCGCCAAAAAATCGTTTTTCGGCCTAGTTTTTTTGATATTCATCTTTCTTGGAACCGAAGCCGGTTTGGTTCTATTACGCAGTCCCTCTCTCCAATACTATAGGGATCTCAAACTCATTCATAGTTTTCATCCGGACTATTACGTGTCCTTGGAACCTGGCGAGTCCAAATATGTCAGCCATTTCGCAGGAAAATGGGAAGGCCAGTTCAGCATCAACTCACTTGGGCTCCGCGGTAAAGAAGAACCTATCCCTGGAAAACCGAAACTTCTCTGCTTAGGGGATAGTTTGGTAATGGGATTCGGAGTAGGAGACTCGGATACATTTTGCCAACTTTTGGATGGGATCGAATTAAAGGGAGAAGCAAGGCAGGCTCTGAACCTGGGAGTAGACGCCTACGGATCCAGAGGTTCGTATTATAGACTCAAAGATATCTCCGCGAAATTGGACAATGTAAAAGAAGTCTTATTCTTTATTTCTCCCAACGATTTCGATATGCCGGAAGCACTTGCAAAAAAAGGAATATTGCCCGACGACCAAACGGATGCGATTCGGGAAAAAGACCCGAACTACGCTCGGAATTTTAAATTACAATTTATTTTAACAAGAATTTCTTATACACTCCAGGCTCTCAAGCTAGCCTACGAGCAGATCCAAGTCACATTCGCAGTCACTAAACTTTCCGTTTGTAAGGAGTTGGATTCTGCTGGGATCTACAAATGTGGATTATTAGTATCTGCGGATGCAGATGCAGATTTGCAATCCGGTTCCAATCGTCCTTCCGGAAATTTAGTTTCCTATTTAGAATCTTCCTTTTTTAGAACCGTAAAAAAACCGAATTGCGATTCGGATATCACACCTACCTCAGCAGTATTCGGAGCAATGTGTCCCGAACCTGTGCCGGCTCATGTGACCTGTGTGGATTCGGCTCCTTCTATCGAAACTCTTCCCGCTTTGCCGGAACTCACGCAAGAATATTACCAAAAGATGATAGATCTTGCCAAAAAAAGAGGATTTAAACTAGTTCCTGTCATTCTTCCGATCCAAATCGAAGAGATCTATTGTTATAATAACGGAAAATATCATCCTTTGGAAAATTACGCGACTCGAGCCTCTACATTCTTCGAAAAACGCGGAGTGAATGTTTTACGTTTCAAAAAGGAAACCGCCTCCATGTGCGGTTTCGATCGGAACGGGAAAAAATTCGGGATCTTGGATCATTATATTCCGGAAGACGGACATTTTACGAAAAGAGGAAATATCTGGGCGGCGGATTCTCTTAAGGCCAAATTGAAGGAGACGGATCTTGCTCTTTAA
- the xerD gene encoding site-specific tyrosine recombinase XerD: MTSSHKNLLQNFQEYLSVEKGLSDNSIYSYGYDLNKFKNFLEKEHIDFLEVQANDIVRFLNEERNRKISAKTIAREVVAIRQFYKFLKDEKKLDSNPTEKIETPEVMRSIPDYLTQEEIEELFTVIKEDNLYELRDKCIFELLYSSGLRISEACNLRLTDMDMSGMTLTVEGKGGRQRLVPFGEKSLDILNRYLKQSRPYILKNRNCDYLFVSKKGSFINRKSVWRLLNHYIKRTGIKKKVTPHTLRHSFATHLLENHADLKSVQELLGHIDISTTQIYTHMANKTLKEVHKKFHPRG; the protein is encoded by the coding sequence GTGACATCTTCTCATAAGAATCTACTCCAAAATTTTCAAGAATACCTCTCGGTTGAGAAGGGTCTGAGCGACAATTCCATTTACTCGTACGGATACGATCTGAACAAGTTTAAGAACTTCCTCGAAAAAGAACATATCGACTTCTTAGAAGTCCAAGCGAACGACATAGTTCGTTTCTTGAACGAAGAAAGGAATCGTAAAATTTCCGCAAAGACAATCGCTCGCGAAGTAGTTGCCATTCGCCAATTTTATAAATTTCTAAAAGATGAAAAGAAGCTGGATTCGAATCCGACGGAGAAGATCGAAACTCCCGAAGTGATGAGATCCATCCCTGATTATTTGACTCAGGAAGAGATCGAAGAATTGTTCACTGTAATCAAAGAGGACAACCTTTACGAACTCAGAGACAAATGTATATTCGAACTTCTGTATTCTTCCGGACTTAGGATCTCCGAAGCTTGTAATCTTAGACTGACCGACATGGATATGTCCGGAATGACCTTGACCGTGGAAGGTAAGGGCGGACGCCAAAGACTAGTTCCTTTCGGTGAAAAGTCATTGGATATTCTGAACCGTTACTTAAAACAAAGCCGACCTTATATTCTGAAAAACAGAAATTGCGATTATCTTTTCGTTTCCAAAAAAGGGTCTTTCATTAATCGAAAATCAGTTTGGAGACTTCTGAACCATTATATCAAAAGAACAGGCATTAAGAAAAAAGTGACTCCTCACACTTTGCGACACTCTTTTGCGACCCACTTATTGGAAAACCACGCGGATCTGAAATCGGTTCAGGAACTTTTGGGACATATCGATATTTCAACTACCCAGATCTATACTCATATGGCGAATAAAACTCTGAAGGAAGTTCATAAGAAATTCCATCCTAGAGGATAA
- a CDS encoding LA_2478/LA_2722/LA_4182 family protein, with product MKFISILIVSIFILSCRKGPSLSKEEVKELSQNYIKELCKKNLECSAQYLESLPSGEQNAAKSGFSSLDQCMAEQSNQSILPDDYEKVTDEQVGKVKRCMDDLLRTPCSEMEQAGGIPSCRELFPDGN from the coding sequence ATGAAATTTATTTCCATTCTGATAGTTTCAATTTTTATTCTTTCCTGCAGAAAAGGTCCTTCCTTATCCAAAGAGGAAGTGAAGGAACTTAGCCAAAACTATATTAAAGAGTTATGTAAAAAAAATTTGGAATGTTCTGCACAATACCTGGAGTCTCTTCCTTCCGGAGAGCAGAATGCCGCCAAGTCCGGATTTTCTTCCCTGGACCAATGTATGGCGGAACAAAGTAACCAGTCCATTCTTCCCGACGACTATGAAAAGGTCACGGACGAGCAGGTTGGAAAAGTGAAACGTTGTATGGATGATCTTCTGAGGACTCCTTGTTCGGAAATGGAACAAGCCGGAGGGATTCCGTCTTGCCGAGAATTATTTCCCGACGGTAACTGA
- a CDS encoding tetratricopeptide repeat protein, whose translation MKYILFSLSILLCTNQLAADFPLPIPEPLEESFSSQGVSPDRPLPPIDASSVVTEQKSEQSGSEVVSENMSSVAGEEAKISESKQTVTEPLKEKKTKLPNLADKKEKKNGKKKEASDPSRAAYERGLLRLRNGQKDAAKEEFGKAAATEGTASSQAKLELSKLENTKAPDSTTESPAEDDSRWKTSLETARSLRAQGKNSEAESILLRTATEGEGEYRSRALLQLGDMLFRMGRYSDARSYLMDFWNRFGKSFPNAEDTNSREFKRQREEKELGAYLLFKSSYRAGEGEWAKRFLKKYLDKSVSESQGVYSPLRTEMESFARSDL comes from the coding sequence ATGAAATACATACTGTTTTCTTTAAGTATTCTTCTTTGTACAAATCAGTTAGCGGCGGATTTTCCTCTGCCGATTCCGGAACCGTTAGAAGAAAGTTTTTCCTCTCAAGGTGTATCTCCGGATCGACCACTTCCTCCGATTGACGCAAGCTCGGTGGTTACGGAACAAAAGTCCGAACAATCGGGATCCGAAGTTGTTTCTGAAAATATGTCCTCTGTCGCCGGCGAGGAAGCGAAGATCTCGGAATCAAAACAAACGGTGACAGAACCTCTAAAAGAGAAAAAAACAAAACTTCCGAATCTAGCGGACAAAAAAGAAAAAAAGAACGGCAAGAAGAAGGAAGCCTCTGATCCGAGTCGGGCCGCTTACGAAAGAGGACTTTTACGACTTCGAAACGGTCAAAAAGACGCAGCCAAAGAAGAATTCGGTAAAGCAGCGGCTACGGAAGGAACCGCAAGTTCCCAAGCAAAATTAGAATTATCTAAATTAGAAAATACGAAGGCTCCGGATTCCACTACTGAATCTCCCGCGGAAGACGATTCCAGATGGAAAACTTCCTTAGAAACCGCAAGATCGCTCAGAGCCCAAGGGAAAAATTCGGAAGCCGAATCCATTCTACTTAGGACCGCAACGGAAGGTGAAGGGGAGTATAGATCCAGAGCTTTATTACAATTAGGTGATATGCTTTTTAGAATGGGTAGATATTCAGACGCTCGCAGTTATCTTATGGATTTTTGGAATCGTTTCGGTAAATCTTTTCCGAATGCTGAAGATACGAATTCCAGAGAATTTAAAAGACAAAGGGAAGAAAAAGAATTAGGGGCTTATTTACTCTTTAAGTCCAGCTATAGAGCCGGAGAAGGGGAATGGGCAAAACGGTTTTTGAAAAAATATTTGGATAAGTCCGTTTCCGAATCCCAGGGAGTATATTCCCCCTTGAGAACGGAGATGGAATCTTTCGCGAGAAGCGATCTTTAA
- a CDS encoding tetratricopeptide repeat protein, whose protein sequence is MEMRQKFRYAIILLMSQIALNCDSSGELASKAREKEAQGNTAEALYYYDLALRENPENFTANKNLGILLAESGEAPGSAALYLEKALKKDPKNPEILLYLLEIYLLAGSRDETETVLRGFSESWDKDRESLAKFLTSCILDSKKNVSERKRFLENRIPESNPASKRLFTVCEKKLYEETSGK, encoded by the coding sequence ATGGAAATGAGACAGAAGTTCCGATACGCCATAATTTTGCTTATGTCCCAAATTGCTTTAAATTGCGATTCCTCGGGTGAGCTAGCGAGTAAGGCGAGAGAAAAGGAAGCGCAAGGTAACACTGCCGAGGCTTTATATTATTACGATTTAGCGCTTCGAGAAAATCCTGAAAATTTTACTGCGAATAAAAATTTAGGAATTCTTTTGGCGGAAAGCGGAGAAGCACCCGGATCCGCAGCACTCTACCTAGAAAAAGCTCTCAAAAAGGATCCTAAAAATCCGGAGATACTTCTGTATCTTTTGGAAATTTATTTATTAGCTGGGTCGAGAGACGAAACGGAAACCGTTTTAAGAGGATTTTCGGAAAGCTGGGACAAGGATAGAGAGAGCCTCGCAAAGTTTTTAACCTCTTGTATCTTAGATTCTAAGAAGAATGTTTCGGAAAGAAAACGTTTTTTGGAGAATCGGATCCCTGAATCCAACCCTGCTTCCAAAAGACTCTTTACCGTTTGCGAAAAAAAGCTCTATGAGGAAACTTCAGGCAAATGA